One stretch of Ficedula albicollis isolate OC2 chromosome 7, FicAlb1.5, whole genome shotgun sequence DNA includes these proteins:
- the PHOSPHO2 gene encoding pyridoxal phosphate phosphatase PHOSPHO2, with product MKFLLVFDFDHTIIDENSDTWIVQCAPERKLPNGLRNSYQPGHWTEYMGRVFVYLGDNGVKEDEMKRTMTTIPFTAGMIDLLGFIGENKHLFDCIIVSDSNTVFIEWILKAADFHKVFDEVFTNPAAFSSTGYLTVQHFHAHHCAKCPKNLCKRKVLKEFLDKQLERGVSYAQIVYIGDGGNDLCPVMFLKKNDVAMPRQGYTLEKKISQLAQSLSPVQCSVLVWSTAIDIMSYLKLLIKE from the coding sequence ATGaaatttctgttggtttttgATTTTGACCATACAATCATAGATGAAAATAGTGACACCTGGATTGTGCAATGTGCTCCTGAAAGAAAACTTCCGAATGGATTAAGAAACTCTTACCAACCAGGACATTGGACAGAATATATGGGCAGAGTTTTTGTCTACTTGGGAGACAATGGTGTCAAAGAAGATGAGATGAAAAGAACTATGACAACAATTCCTTTCACTGCGGGAATGATAGATCTTCTGGGATTTATTGGCGAGAACAAGCACTTGTTTGATTGTATAATTGTTTCAGATTCTAATACAGTATTTATTGAGTGGATTTTGAAAGCTGCTGACTTCCATAAAGTGTTTGATGAAGTGTTTACAAACCCTGCAGCATTCAGCAGTACTGGCTATCTCACTGTACAGCACTTCCATGCTCACCATTGTGCAAAGTGCCCTAAAAACCTTTGcaaaaggaaagttttaaaagaatttctAGATAAACAGTTGGAGCGAGGAGTGAGTTATGCACAAATTGTATATATAGGTGATGGTGGGAATGACCTATGTCCAGTAatgtttttgaagaaaaatgatgTTGCTATGCCCAGGCAGGGGTATACCTTGGAGAAAAAGATTTCTCAACTGGCCCAGAGTCTCAGTCCTGTACAGTGTTCTGTTCTGGTTTGGTCAACTGCAATCGACATTATGTCCTACCTGAAACTACTTATAAAGGAATGA
- the KLHL23 gene encoding kelch-like protein 23, protein MAAAGQEEYAYLYKDSAHPGGFLEAFRAFYLDGLFTDITLQCASGVIFHCHRAALAACSSYFKAMFTADMKEKSKNQISLPGLSHAVLEALVNYVYTSQIQITKRNVQSLLQAADLLQFVSVKKACEQFLVRHLDTDNCIGMHSFAEYHDCSELEKESRRILLWQFEEVWKQEEFLDIGKEKLSYILSRENLNVQKEEVAIEAVIKWIAHNVEGRVEDICEVLSCIKVDVDNVYLRSALSLQKKCRLNDSKIRSLIYNALNLNPKGLSRRSTAAMYVIGGYYWHPLSEVHVWDPLTNAWLQGTEMPDHTRESYGVTSLGPDIYVTGGYRTESIEALDTVWIYNSERDEWTEGCPMLDARYYHCAVSLSGCIYALGGYRKGAPVQEAELYDPLIQKWLPIANMIKGVGNATACVLHEVIYVAGGHYGYRGSCTYDKIQRYHSGSNEWSIVTTSPHPEYGLCSITLQNKIYFVGGQTTITDCYDPEQNEWKQMAHMMERRMECGTVVMNGCIYVTGGYSYSKGTYLQSIEKYDPALNKWEAVGNLPSAMRSHGCVCVYNV, encoded by the exons ATGGCCGCGGCCGGGCAGGAGGAGTACGCTTACCTCTACAAGGACTCCGCGCACCCCGGCGGCTTCTTGGAGGCGTTCCGGGCGTTTTACCTGGACGGGCTGTTCACCGACATCACCCTCCAGTGCGCTTCGGGGGTCATCTTCCActgccacagagctgccctggcagcctgcagcagttATTTTAAAGCCATGTTCACAGCcgatatgaaagaaaaatccaaaaaccaGATCAGCCTTCCCGGGCTCAGCCATGCAGTACTGGAAGCTCTCGTGAATTACGTATACACATCACAGATCCAGATAACAAAGAGAAATGTCCAAAGCCTACTCCAGGCTGCAGACCTGCTCCAGTTCGTATCAGTAAAGAAAGCCTGTGAGCAGTTTCTGGTAAGGCACTTAGATACTGACAACTGCATTGGGATGCACTCCTTTGCTGAGTATCATGATTGCTCGGAGCTGGAGAAAGAGTCCAGAAGGATATTGTTATGGCAGTTTGAAGAAGTGTGGAAGCAGGAAGAGTTTCTGGACATTGGCAAGGAGAAGCTCTCTTATATTCTGTCCAGGGAGAATCTCAATGTTCAGAAAGAAGAGGTAGCCATTGAAGCTGTCATTAAGTGGATTGCACACAATGTGGAAGGAAGAGTTGAAGACATCTGTGAGGTGCTGAGCTGCATCAAAGTAGACGTAGACAATGTGTATTTGAGGTCAGCTTTAAGCCTGCAAAAAAAATGCCGACTCAATGACAGTAAGATAAGGTCACTCATATATAATGCCCTGAACCTCAATCCCAAAGGTCTTTCCAGAAGATCCACAGCAGCCATGTATGTAATTGGAGGATATTATTGGCATCCCTTATCAGAAGTGCATGTTTGGGATCCTTTAACCAATGCATGGCTCCAGGGAACAGAGATGCCAGATCACACCAGAGAGAGCTATGGGGTCACTAGTTTGGGACCAGACATATATGTGACAGGAGGTTACAGAACAGAGAGTATTGAAGCTCTTGATACCGTGTGGATATATAACAGCGAGAGAGATGAGTGGACAGAAGGCTGCCCCATGCTGGATGCAAGGTATTACCACTGCGCAGTTTCCTTGAGTGGCTGCATTTATGCATTGGGAGGGTACCGAAAGGGAGCTCCAGTCCAAGAAGCTGAGCTTTATGATCCTTTAATACAGAAATGGCTTCCCATTGCAAACATGATCAAAG GAGTTGGAAATGCCACTGCCTGTGTCCTGCATGAAGTCATCTACGTCGCTGGAGGTCACTATGGGTACAGGGGAAGCTGCACCTATGATAAAATCCAGAGATACCATTCAGGTAGCAATGAGTGGAGTATAGTCACCACAAGTCCACATCCAG aataCGGATTGTGTTCAATTACATTACAAAACAAGATCTACTTTGTGGGTGGACAGACCACGATCACTGACTGCTACGACCCAGAGCAAAATGAGTGGAAGCAGATGGCTCACATGATGGAGAGAAGGATGGAGTGTGGCACGGTGGTTATGAACGGATGCATCTATGTAACAGGAGGATATTCCTATTCAAAAGGAACATACCTGCAGAGCATTGAGAAATACGACCCTGCACTGAACAAATGGGAAGCAGTGGGTAATCTTCCCAGTGCTATGCGGTCACatggctgtgtctgtgtgtataaTGTGTAA